AGACAAAGTGAAGGAGGATGTGTTTTGAGTCCATCGAGAACCACTCTAGCAATACATGTAATAACATCAAATATTCAATGAGCTCTATTCAAACCAGGAAGAAAAAATGGTCCAAGCTCACTCCAAATTCCTACAAGATGAACATCGATGCTTGTTTTTTTTTATGATGGTATGTAAGCTACAACAGATGTTCTTTGTAATCATTTGGGTGAGGCGATGGCAGGTTCAACCACCTTAATTGATCATGTTATGGCCTGCAGAGGTAATGGCGACAAGAGATGGATTGGTGACGCCGGATCGTCCTGGCTGTTCAATGGCCACATTCGAATTGGATTGTCTCGAAATTATACAAGCTTGCAACAGGAAAACATAGATCTGGAACCCGTAGTCTGTAGTTCTCACTAAGTGCTTTCAGATTGCCCTTAGCGAGCTCGGTCGATATCTTTTGCACATTGCCCAAGAAGGTGAACAAAGTGGCATACTAGTATGGTTCGAACTATGTAATTTCTTGGGATGAAAATCCTCAAAATTTTCTCTTAGCTAAACTGCTTTTGTGATGTAACCATTTCATTCAAATAAAGTGTGCCACACCTTAAAAAAACAATCTTCAAGTACCAGATAGAGTCGCATCCATCATATTGTTCACCTGCTCCTGAAGAAAGCATTGGATCATCCACTACGTCTCACTACCAAAGCGAGAAATTGAATCTTAACCCACACTTTACTTTTCATTTTGATAATTTACCCCTCCCTTTCCCCCAAGATTGACGGGTGGGGTTGAGGCCACTTGCCATTGGAACAACCATGAGGCAAATTAACTCTTTTTAGGGATACGAGGCTTGTAAAGTGGGGCAAATACCGAAGCCCAAGAAGGCCCAGGCCAGAGCCGAGATACCCTAATAAGCCCTAAGGACAGCTACATGCATGTCTTCGCTTCAAAAAAAGTTATGAATTGGTTTTCGCTCAGAAAAGCTAGGAATTTGTTGTCGTCAGCCACCCAAAGTCAGAGAATCTCATTCGGCCTTCACCTCTGGATGAACCAGGGAGAGACGGAACTATCATCTCGCACCAATTCAGCCAGCATCTTCCCCTAATTCGTCCCCAGATCCGATCGTTCGCTTTCCATCACTAAACTCCCACCAATTATGCgccgcctctcgccgccgccggcggtggcggtggcggagtccATCGACGCCCTCCGCTTCTCCACCTCTGCCGCAGCGTCGGCCGTTCCATCCCCTCCCGACCTGGACCCCCCTCGCCTCGACCCCTCCGACGTCCGATCCCACAATGCCGTCCTCATCTCATATTCTTCCAGGGGCAGTGAGGCGCCGCGCCTCGCGCACCTCCTGGCCTCCTTCGGCGCCATGCTAAAGTCCGGTGCGCCTCCCGATCGCTGTTCCTACAACACGCTCATCAGCGCGCACTGCAAGCTCGCTCTCCTCGCCGACGCCAGGGCCGCTCTGGCTCGGATGCACGAGGCGGGGTTCGCGCCGGACACCTTCACCTACAACTGCCTCATGCTCGGCCTCTGCAGGGCCGGCCTCCTCACAGCTGCGTGCGGGTTGTTCGTGCAGATGCCACGCCGTTGGGGTGTCTACTACGACAGACACTCCTACACTATCCTGATCCAGGGCCTGTGTGCCGTGGGGCGCATTGACGATGCCTGTAGGGTGTTTGCTAAAATGTCGAGGGGCTGGTGCAGACCCGGGGTGCACACATACACTGTGCTGCTCGATGGGCTCTGCAAGGCTAGGCGTGTTGGGGACGCCGAGGCTTTGTTGGGTGAGATGGTCGATAAGGGTGTGGTGCCAAACGTCGTGACTTATAATGCCTTGATTGGCGGACTTTGTCAGGAGGGGAGGTTCGATGATGTGACCAAGTTGTTGGAGAAAATGGAGATGCAGCAGTGTGCTCCAGATTGCTGGACATATACCATAGTTGTCCATGGTCTGTGGAAGCATGGAAAAGTGGAGCATGGTGCCAAGGTGTTGTGTGAAGCCTTAGTGAAGGGCGTTGCTCTTGGAGTTGCCACTTACAATGTGTTGATTGATGGGTATTGTAAGGTTGGTGATATGAAGGCTGCTCTTGATGTTTTGCAGTTGATGAAGAAGAATGGGGTcaacccaaatgtccaaattttTAATGTGGTGATCCATGGATTCTGTTGCGGCGGTAAAGTGCATCAAGCGATGGCCTTCTTGACACAAATGGTTGGGGCTGGGTTGTTGCCGAATATTGTTACATTCAACTCGCTGATATCTGGTCAGTGTAGCGTGGGTGAAATGAAGATTGCTTTCCGGTTGCTTGATTTGATGGAGGATTATGGCGTTCTTCCAGATCGACAAACTTATGCCATCTTTATAGATGCTCATTGTGAGCAAGGTCGACTGGAGGAGGCTCATTCTCTCTTTTCTTGTCTTCCTCAGAAAGGTATTAAGGCACACAGCGTCATATATAATTCACTGATTCATGGATATTGCCAAGTAGGTGATATTGATTCTGCTTTTGGGCTGATGGAGAAGATGGCTTCAGAGGACTGTATATCTGATGTTCACACCTACAACGCCCTTATTGATGGTCTGTGCAAAGTGAAAAGATTGGATAGGGCTATAGATTTACTAGACAAGATGAAGAAGCAGGGGATAGAACCAACAACTTGTACATTTAACATTCTGATCAAGCAAATGCTTTGGGACAAGAAGCATGCAGATGCTGCCAAGATGTATGAGCAAATGAT
This DNA window, taken from Triticum aestivum cultivar Chinese Spring chromosome 1D, IWGSC CS RefSeq v2.1, whole genome shotgun sequence, encodes the following:
- the LOC123180721 gene encoding pentatricopeptide repeat-containing protein At5g65560 isoform X2, translated to MRRLSPPPAVAVAESIDALRFSTSAAASAVPSPPDLDPPRLDPSDVRSHNAVLISYSSRGSEAPRLAHLLASFGAMLKSGAPPDRCSYNTLISAHCKLALLADARAALARMHEAGFAPDTFTYNCLMLGLCRAGLLTAACGLFVQMPRRWGVYYDRHSYTILIQGLCAVGRIDDACRVFAKMSRGWCRPGVHTYTVLLDGLCKARRVGDAEALLGEMVDKGVVPNVVTYNALIGGLCQEGRFDDVTKLLEKMEMQQCAPDCWTYTIVVHGLWKHGKVEHGAKVLCEALVKGVALGVATYNVLIDGYCKVGDMKAALDVLQLMKKNGVNPNVQIFNVVIHGFCCGGKVHQAMAFLTQMVGAGLLPNIVTFNSLISGQCSVGEMKIAFRLLDLMEDYGVLPDRQTYAIFIDAHCEQGRLEEAHSLFSCLPQKGIKAHSVIYNSLIHGYCQVGDIDSAFGLMEKMASEDCISDVHTYNALIDGLCKVKRLDRAIDLLDKMKKQGIEPTTCTFNILIKQMLWDKKHADAAKMYEQMISSGCKPDKQTYTLKISTDWFEGARKEDNIDVDIVEMHEAGVSPDVETYNAIIKAYSDAGLMVKAFFAHVKMLSVPIDPNCTTYSILLNHMCNKDDSDAFDNEKVWKMVDVRNLQELFEQMCKSDAAPGISTYKALLRGLCNQCRLEEVEWLLLKMQGNSVLLDEDMSDYLLGCYCNLKMYREACEQFRSMAHQSFQPGLKSCCLLLSGLCDSGDHGMAVSIFSDILGLGYNYDEIVWKLLIDCLHEKRHTGACLGMLSVMDDKKCVASTRTYASLIHLLLETE